The Acidobacteriota bacterium genome has a segment encoding these proteins:
- a CDS encoding SUF system NifU family Fe-S cluster assembly protein, with protein MDTRFPELSELYRDIVLDHYRSPRGNKELHDCDVRNEGFNPLCGDSASLALKLQNGNVADVAVQCRGCSISVASGSMLAELLKDRSVEEVEKLMAAFKGMMHGEAIPEGLDIGDLDALEGVRKFPVRVKCALLAWITLADALKAWKAGGSRPEAASTTEEE; from the coding sequence TTGGACACCCGGTTTCCTGAGCTGAGCGAGCTGTACCGCGACATCGTCCTCGACCATTACCGGAGTCCGCGCGGAAACAAGGAGCTGCACGACTGCGACGTCCGGAACGAGGGGTTCAACCCCCTCTGCGGCGACTCCGCGTCGCTGGCCTTGAAATTGCAGAACGGCAACGTGGCCGACGTCGCGGTGCAATGCCGCGGCTGCTCCATCAGCGTGGCCTCGGGCTCCATGCTCGCGGAGCTTTTGAAGGACAGGAGCGTCGAGGAGGTGGAGAAACTCATGGCGGCGTTCAAGGGAATGATGCACGGCGAGGCGATTCCGGAGGGGCTGGACATCGGCGACCTGGACGCATTGGAGGGCGTGCGGAAATTCCCGGTGCGCGTCAAGTGCGCGCTCCTTGCGTGGATTACGCTGGCCGACGCCCTGAAGGCGTGGAAAGCCGGAGGCTCGCGGCCCGAGGCCGCCTCCACGACGGAGGAGGAGTAA
- a CDS encoding cysteine desulfurase, which produces MNAPAGPACGRAIRKDFPILKRRVHGRRLVYLDNAATTQKPKAVLDALTRYYETTNAHVHRGLFALSEEATERYEGVRRRVAEFVGGVDPRGVVFTRNATEGLNLVASAWGRKNLKPGDEVLLTEMEHHSNLVPWIVAARETGAALKYVPVLDDGTLDMAALPRLLTNRTRVAAVTLASNVLGTVNPVAEITEEAHKRGAVVVVDGVQAVPHFPVDVKALGCDFFAFSAHKMLGPTGVGVLCAKPDLLERMEPYQTGGGMIREVHPDHATWAEIPWRFEAGTPNIADVAAFEAALDYLDALGMANVLARERELTRYALERLRELGFLKLFGPEGVENRLGVLSMHDEKIHPHDLGTVLDRYGVAIRAGHHCAQPLMRRLGVVATARASLYVYNDRDDVDMLVEALKGARKYFGHPVS; this is translated from the coding sequence ATGAACGCTCCGGCGGGCCCTGCCTGCGGGCGGGCCATCCGGAAAGACTTCCCAATTTTGAAGCGCCGCGTCCACGGCAGGCGCCTCGTCTACCTGGACAACGCGGCCACGACCCAGAAGCCGAAGGCGGTGCTGGACGCGCTCACCCGGTACTACGAAACGACGAACGCCCACGTCCACCGCGGCCTCTTCGCCCTCTCCGAGGAGGCGACGGAGCGCTACGAGGGCGTCCGCCGCCGGGTCGCGGAATTCGTGGGCGGCGTCGACCCGCGGGGCGTCGTCTTCACGCGCAACGCCACCGAGGGGCTCAACCTCGTCGCGAGCGCATGGGGGCGAAAAAACCTCAAGCCGGGCGACGAGGTGCTTCTCACCGAGATGGAGCACCACAGCAACCTCGTGCCGTGGATCGTGGCGGCGCGCGAGACCGGCGCCGCGCTGAAATACGTTCCCGTCCTGGACGACGGAACGCTCGACATGGCCGCGCTCCCGCGCCTTCTCACGAACCGCACGCGCGTCGCGGCGGTGACGCTCGCATCGAACGTGCTCGGCACCGTCAACCCCGTCGCGGAAATTACGGAGGAAGCCCACAAGCGCGGCGCCGTGGTGGTCGTGGACGGCGTGCAGGCCGTCCCGCACTTCCCCGTGGACGTGAAAGCGCTCGGGTGCGACTTCTTCGCGTTCTCGGCCCACAAGATGCTCGGGCCGACGGGCGTGGGCGTGCTGTGCGCGAAGCCCGACCTGCTGGAGCGCATGGAGCCCTACCAGACCGGGGGCGGCATGATACGGGAAGTGCACCCCGACCACGCCACGTGGGCGGAGATTCCCTGGCGGTTCGAGGCGGGCACGCCGAACATCGCCGACGTGGCGGCCTTCGAGGCGGCGCTCGACTACCTCGACGCGCTCGGGATGGCGAATGTACTTGCGCGCGAGCGGGAGCTGACGCGGTACGCGCTGGAGCGTTTGAGAGAGCTCGGCTTCCTGAAATTGTTCGGCCCCGAGGGCGTGGAAAACCGCCTGGGCGTTCTCTCGATGCATGACGAGAAAATTCATCCGCACGACCTCGGCACCGTGCTCGACCGGTACGGCGTGGCGATCCGCGCGGGCCACCACTGCGCCCAGCCGCTGATGCGGCGCCTGGGCGTCGTGGCCACGGCGCGCGCGAGCCTTTACGTCTACAACGACCGCGACGACGTGGACATGCTCGTCGAAGCGCTCAAAGGAGCGAGGAAATACTTTGGACACCCGGTTTCCTGA
- a CDS encoding Rrf2 family transcriptional regulator, producing the protein MRFTAQEEYGLRCMLQMARHEGDKPLTITSIAELEGLTAPYVGKLMHALRQGGLVKSIRGQKGGYHLARPAKDISLDEIFSALDGHFFEPDYCERYHGQENLCVHTTECSIRSLWARLDAVIREILRKTSLADMSRTERLMGYLLQSRSDAASEAAGGKP; encoded by the coding sequence ATGCGGTTTACGGCACAGGAAGAATACGGTCTCCGATGCATGCTACAGATGGCCCGCCACGAGGGCGACAAGCCGCTCACGATCACGAGCATCGCCGAGCTCGAAGGGCTGACGGCGCCGTACGTGGGAAAGCTGATGCACGCCCTGCGGCAGGGCGGCCTGGTGAAGAGCATCCGCGGGCAGAAGGGCGGCTACCATCTCGCGCGGCCGGCGAAGGACATTTCTCTCGACGAGATTTTCTCCGCCCTGGACGGGCACTTCTTCGAGCCGGACTACTGCGAGCGCTATCACGGCCAGGAGAACCTCTGCGTTCACACGACCGAGTGCTCCATCCGCTCGCTCTGGGCCCGGCTGGACGCGGTGATCAGGGAAATTCTAAGAAAGACCTCATTGGCCGACATGTCCCGGACCGAGCGCTTGATGGGCTACCTGCTTCAGAGCCGCTCGGACGCGGCGTCCGAAGCCGCGGGGGGCAAGCCGTGA
- a CDS encoding DUF59 domain-containing protein, translating into MPLTKESVLEALKVVKDPEIRLGIVDLGLIYDVDISEDGKEVTIKMTLTSPMCPYGQVLINQVREIAQGMEGVETATVYVVWEPLWDPKTMASDEVKDLLGLW; encoded by the coding sequence ATGCCCCTCACCAAGGAATCGGTTCTCGAAGCGCTCAAGGTGGTCAAGGACCCGGAAATCCGGCTCGGGATCGTGGATCTGGGACTTATCTACGACGTGGATATTTCCGAGGACGGCAAAGAAGTCACCATCAAGATGACTCTCACCTCGCCCATGTGCCCCTACGGGCAGGTGCTCATAAACCAGGTGCGGGAGATCGCGCAGGGCATGGAGGGCGTCGAGACGGCGACGGTGTACGTCGTGTGGGAGCCCCTGTGGGACCCCAAGACCATGGCCTCGGACGAGGTGAAGGACCTCCTCGGGCTCTGGTGA
- a CDS encoding sodium:calcium symporter produces the protein TPDPVNAPESSVLVGLNYLWNPDFAKLGPGAVWLAAAGQVFFTLSIGTGCIETYASYLRSKNDVLLTGLTTSMTNEFSEVILGGSIAIPVAVAYFGLPGTQAIAEGGSFNLGFMAMPIIFQKLPLGDFFGFMWFALLFFAGITSSVALSQPTMAFLQEEFGLSRRKAAFLLGFIILLASQPIILFLGHGYLDEIDFWIGTFGLVAFALIEVVIFILFFGMDNAWEEMHRGAQIRLPRVYYYIIKYVTPLYLVVIFAAWGWQKGIPTLLMEGQSSENVPYLWLARAFILGTVGASMLLVWLSWKRRRARGEEAP, from the coding sequence AACCCCCGACCCGGTGAACGCCCCCGAGAGCAGCGTGCTCGTGGGGCTCAACTACCTCTGGAACCCCGACTTCGCCAAGCTGGGGCCCGGCGCGGTGTGGCTCGCCGCCGCGGGACAGGTCTTCTTCACGCTGAGCATCGGCACCGGCTGCATCGAGACCTACGCCTCCTACCTCCGCTCCAAGAACGACGTGCTTCTCACGGGGCTCACGACCTCGATGACGAACGAATTTTCGGAAGTAATTCTGGGCGGCTCCATCGCCATTCCCGTCGCCGTTGCGTACTTCGGCCTTCCGGGGACGCAGGCCATCGCCGAGGGCGGCTCGTTCAACCTGGGCTTCATGGCGATGCCCATCATCTTCCAGAAGCTTCCGCTCGGAGATTTCTTCGGCTTCATGTGGTTCGCGCTCCTGTTTTTCGCGGGCATCACCTCGTCCGTGGCGCTCTCGCAGCCCACCATGGCGTTCCTCCAGGAGGAGTTCGGCCTCTCGCGCAGGAAGGCGGCGTTTCTCCTCGGGTTCATCATCCTGCTCGCGAGCCAGCCCATCATCCTCTTCCTCGGGCACGGCTACCTGGACGAGATAGACTTCTGGATAGGAACGTTCGGGCTGGTGGCCTTCGCGCTCATCGAGGTGGTGATCTTCATCCTGTTCTTCGGGATGGACAACGCCTGGGAGGAGATGCACCGCGGCGCGCAGATTCGCCTCCCCCGCGTCTACTACTACATCATCAAGTACGTCACCCCGCTCTATCTCGTTGTCATCTTCGCCGCCTGGGGCTGGCAGAAAGGCATTCCCACCCTCCTGATGGAAGGCCAATCTTCCGAGAACGTGCCTTACCTGTGGCTTGCGCGCGCCTTCATCCTGGGCACCGTAGGCGCCTCGATGCTCCTGGTCTGGCTTTCGTGGAAGCGCAGGCGTGCGCGCGGGGAGGAAGCGCCGTGA
- a CDS encoding HlyC/CorC family transporter: MDDVPLWEWASIAVCLVLSGFFSATETALTATPRYHIKKLVRDGFDPTRILALWSAHPNRVLTSILVGNNLVNILAAALATDIALKIFAHSGVAVATGAMTFLTLVAGEILPKTLAKQHAKRVSPWLARILILPYWLFYPVTWCLVKLVRGLVRLSGGELTRREPFVTEKDIRDLIEMSEEEGGGLEKEKRDMLGRVIEMGDTVAREVMVPRTDMVAVPAESVFDDVLRKAVSSGHSRIPVYQDNLDNIKGFVYVKDLLKHVALGSPEFHLETYLRKPHYVPETKPVADLLEEFQRDSRHAAIVVDEYGGTAGLVTLEDVLEEIVGEIEDEYDASHEGKEIVAIGPATYMVQARMDLDKLEEELGLAFSRGEEEEEEYDSLGGFISAVLGHVPRKGETLSVDGALLSVEEATLKRVLRVRIEKRPPATGA, encoded by the coding sequence TTGGACGACGTTCCACTATGGGAATGGGCCAGCATCGCGGTTTGTCTGGTGCTGTCTGGTTTCTTTTCGGCGACGGAGACCGCGCTTACCGCGACGCCCCGCTACCACATTAAGAAGCTCGTCCGCGACGGCTTCGACCCGACGCGCATCCTCGCGCTCTGGAGCGCCCACCCCAATCGGGTGCTTACGAGCATCCTCGTCGGCAACAACCTCGTCAACATCCTCGCCGCGGCCCTCGCCACCGACATCGCTTTAAAAATTTTCGCTCACAGCGGCGTCGCCGTCGCCACGGGCGCCATGACGTTCCTGACGCTCGTCGCGGGGGAAATTCTTCCCAAGACGCTGGCGAAGCAGCACGCCAAGCGGGTCTCGCCGTGGCTCGCGCGCATCCTGATTCTGCCGTACTGGCTTTTCTATCCCGTGACGTGGTGCCTGGTGAAGCTCGTTCGCGGTCTGGTGCGGCTGAGCGGCGGGGAGCTCACTCGGCGCGAGCCGTTCGTGACGGAGAAGGACATCCGGGATCTCATCGAGATGAGCGAGGAGGAGGGGGGAGGGCTTGAGAAGGAGAAACGCGACATGCTGGGGCGCGTCATCGAGATGGGCGACACCGTCGCGCGCGAGGTCATGGTGCCGCGCACCGACATGGTGGCCGTCCCCGCGGAAAGCGTCTTCGACGACGTGCTTCGAAAGGCCGTCTCCTCGGGCCACTCGCGCATTCCCGTTTATCAGGACAACCTCGACAACATCAAGGGTTTTGTCTACGTGAAGGACCTGCTGAAGCACGTCGCGCTTGGTAGCCCTGAGTTTCACCTCGAAACCTACCTGAGAAAGCCTCACTACGTGCCCGAGACCAAGCCCGTCGCCGACCTCCTAGAGGAATTCCAGCGCGACAGCCGCCACGCGGCCATTGTCGTGGACGAGTACGGCGGCACGGCCGGGCTCGTGACACTCGAGGACGTGCTTGAAGAAATTGTAGGCGAAATCGAGGACGAGTACGATGCCAGCCACGAAGGGAAAGAAATCGTGGCCATCGGCCCCGCGACTTACATGGTGCAGGCGCGGATGGACCTCGACAAGCTTGAAGAAGAGCTGGGCCTCGCCTTTTCGCGCGGGGAGGAAGAGGAGGAGGAATACGACAGCCTGGGTGGCTTCATCTCGGCGGTCCTGGGACACGTGCCCCGCAAGGGGGAGACGCTCTCCGTCGACGGCGCGCTCCTCTCGGTCGAGGAGGCGACGCTCAAGCGGGTGCTACGCGTCCGCATCGAAAAACGCCCGCCCGCCACGGGCGCCTGA
- a CDS encoding non-heme iron oxygenase ferredoxin subunit, whose product MPEKWIALTPLSGLEEGKVRVFKAGDVEIALCNVDGEVYAVENVCSHDDRPLGEGTLDGTEIECPWHGARFDVRDGRVRRMPASAPIRTFPVRVEDGQVCVALSEETQ is encoded by the coding sequence ATGCCGGAGAAATGGATTGCGCTGACTCCCCTGAGCGGGCTCGAAGAGGGCAAGGTTCGCGTCTTCAAAGCCGGCGACGTCGAGATCGCCCTCTGTAATGTCGATGGTGAAGTTTACGCCGTCGAAAACGTCTGCAGCCACGACGACAGGCCGCTCGGAGAAGGGACGCTCGACGGCACGGAGATAGAGTGCCCCTGGCACGGCGCGCGCTTCGACGTGCGGGACGGCCGGGTGCGAAGGATGCCGGCCTCGGCTCCCATCCGCACATTCCCCGTCCGCGTCGAGGACGGCCAGGTGTGCGTCGCCTTGAGCGAGGAAACGCAATAG
- the sufC gene encoding Fe-S cluster assembly ATPase SufC, with amino-acid sequence MARQDKVRRSDTLFSCLDVHVEAGGREVVRGVRFEIRPGEKHALMGPNGSGKSSLANALAGHPGYRVTRGRVLFRGEDITEMPPDERARKGLFLGFQYPVAVPGVTVANFLRSAVKARLPKGDAGNGGGGASLKTFRKTLRENLKLLAMDETFATRYVNDGFSGGEKKRLEILQMAVLRPSVALLDETDSGLDIDALKVVANGINKLCGPDAGVLLVTHYQRILNHVKPDRVHVLIEGRIAESGGPELALKLEEKGYDWVQKRTDGNAEATAS; translated from the coding sequence ATGGCAAGGCAAGACAAGGTGAGACGAAGCGATACCCTCTTCTCGTGCCTGGACGTCCACGTTGAGGCCGGGGGCAGAGAGGTCGTCAGGGGCGTGCGGTTCGAGATTCGCCCGGGGGAGAAACACGCCCTCATGGGCCCGAACGGCTCCGGAAAGAGCAGCCTGGCGAACGCCCTCGCGGGGCATCCCGGCTACCGCGTCACGAGGGGAAGGGTTCTTTTTCGCGGCGAGGACATTACCGAGATGCCGCCCGACGAGCGCGCCCGCAAGGGGCTCTTCCTGGGCTTCCAGTATCCCGTGGCCGTCCCCGGCGTGACGGTCGCCAATTTCCTGCGCTCCGCCGTCAAGGCGCGCCTGCCCAAAGGCGACGCGGGCAACGGAGGCGGCGGCGCTTCCCTCAAGACGTTCCGCAAGACCCTCAGGGAAAATTTGAAGCTCCTCGCCATGGACGAGACGTTCGCGACCCGCTACGTGAACGACGGGTTCTCCGGCGGCGAGAAGAAGCGCCTCGAAATCCTCCAGATGGCGGTGCTCCGCCCGAGCGTGGCCCTGCTCGACGAGACGGACTCGGGGCTCGACATCGACGCCCTGAAAGTGGTCGCAAACGGCATCAACAAGCTCTGCGGCCCCGACGCTGGCGTTCTCCTCGTGACGCACTACCAGCGGATCCTCAACCACGTCAAGCCCGACCGCGTCCACGTGCTGATCGAGGGCCGCATCGCCGAATCGGGCGGCCCGGAGCTCGCCCTGAAGCTGGAGGAGAAGGGCTACGACTGGGTCCAGAAGCGGACGGACGGCAACGCGGAGGCGACTGCATCATGA
- the sufD gene encoding Fe-S cluster assembly protein SufD has translation MIQTGAAQTDSSRRLPFRPVYDEPAWLVKARRKAWDAYQGAPLPARAGHLWRYTPAGRFALPDEEALASPVPSPKSTDWPGVIRKSLDAGQLSGAALSREGQFVRSELAPALAKSEIILGDLREAAFRHGDIVQAHLEKLVGAGHGKFEALNGAVWGGGVFLYVPGGTALEMPVRLLHAAGKRKKFFASRLLVVAGEGSDVTLVDEYAAGRKEGYVNAGVEIFAGASSRVRYVAVQRLGREARFYVTQRVRAARDASVLTVTASLGAAAMKADIGTVLSGPGAESEMVGVLLGEGRQHFDHHTLHDHREHNTRSNIDFKTVLTDRARSAYTGLIRIADEARGSEAYQENRNLLLSEGARAESIPELEILTEDVRCKHGATVSSLDPEQIFYCLSRGIPRPEAARIIVEGFVEPALRRVPENIREELRGCVRERLG, from the coding sequence ATGATTCAAACAGGCGCGGCGCAAACGGACTCTTCGCGGCGGCTGCCCTTCCGCCCGGTCTACGACGAGCCGGCGTGGCTCGTCAAGGCACGGCGGAAGGCGTGGGACGCTTACCAGGGGGCGCCTCTCCCCGCGCGGGCGGGGCACCTCTGGCGCTACACCCCCGCCGGGCGCTTCGCGCTCCCGGACGAGGAGGCGCTCGCCTCCCCGGTGCCGTCCCCGAAAAGCACCGATTGGCCCGGCGTGATTCGAAAATCCCTCGACGCGGGGCAGCTGAGCGGGGCGGCGCTCTCGCGGGAAGGCCAGTTCGTCCGCTCCGAGCTGGCGCCGGCGCTCGCGAAGTCCGAAATTATTCTGGGCGACCTTCGTGAGGCCGCGTTCAGGCACGGGGACATCGTGCAGGCGCATCTCGAAAAACTGGTCGGGGCCGGGCATGGAAAGTTCGAGGCGCTCAACGGGGCCGTCTGGGGCGGCGGCGTCTTTCTGTACGTGCCGGGCGGCACGGCGCTCGAGATGCCCGTCCGCCTCCTGCACGCGGCGGGGAAGCGAAAGAAATTTTTCGCCTCGCGGCTTCTGGTGGTCGCGGGCGAAGGCTCCGACGTCACGCTGGTGGACGAGTACGCCGCGGGACGCAAGGAAGGTTATGTTAACGCGGGCGTCGAGATTTTCGCCGGCGCGTCCTCGAGGGTGCGCTACGTCGCGGTGCAGCGCCTTGGGCGCGAGGCGCGCTTCTACGTGACGCAGCGCGTCCGGGCGGCGCGCGACGCCAGCGTGCTCACGGTCACGGCGTCGCTGGGAGCCGCCGCGATGAAGGCCGACATCGGCACGGTCTTGTCGGGTCCGGGCGCGGAGAGCGAGATGGTCGGCGTGCTTCTGGGCGAGGGGCGCCAGCACTTCGACCACCACACGCTCCATGACCACCGGGAGCACAACACGCGCAGCAACATCGATTTCAAAACCGTTCTGACGGACCGCGCCCGCTCGGCCTACACGGGGCTCATCCGGATCGCGGACGAGGCGCGGGGGAGCGAGGCCTACCAGGAAAACCGCAACCTGCTCTTGAGCGAGGGGGCGCGGGCCGAGTCGATACCCGAGCTCGAGATTCTCACGGAGGACGTTCGATGCAAGCACGGCGCCACGGTGAGCTCCCTCGACCCGGAACAAATTTTCTACTGCCTGAGCCGCGGGATCCCCCGGCCCGAGGCCGCGCGCATAATCGTCGAAGGCTTCGTCGAGCCGGCCCTGCGCCGTGTGCCGGAAAACATTCGTGAAGAGCTTCGCGGCTGCGTCCGCGAGCGCCTGGGGTAA
- a CDS encoding serine protease, which yields MTNHVTRGGRWPAAFLTAAAVLLAAPRGAQADAPAPVETAASAVMQVEARDAEGKAFLTGAGFLAGGDGLLVTSYHVVHNASAATAKAADGGSFEVAGVAAADKAADLAVLKLGGRDSPSLALGDSRKLEAGARVFTVGISFESPVSEGAVSAVHEAESGERFLDITAAIQEDSSGGPVVDDRGNVVGVATALPVEGGTLTFAVPVEKVRELLEGKSEARALADPWLLQGKLRSGEAEEYLDTAEGNRFVAEYLIGSKRYDEANPYVEKAFELAPEAENYFNRGVCHVHVRNSSWDSIRAFKEAVRLKPDFVRAHYYMGIVFSQLRRPENAINAYKEALRLDPDFAEAHVKLGASYLNTARPEEAVEACKRAARLKPGYARAHYLLGTAYLALDRPDDASKEHKTLKGLDEVLAGKLLRAIKRAKEKEEEKKEE from the coding sequence ATGACGAACCATGTCACACGAGGCGGTCGATGGCCGGCGGCGTTCCTGACGGCGGCGGCTGTGCTGCTTGCCGCGCCGCGGGGAGCGCAGGCTGACGCGCCCGCGCCCGTCGAGACGGCCGCTTCCGCCGTCATGCAAGTCGAGGCCCGCGACGCCGAAGGCAAAGCCTTCCTTACCGGCGCGGGCTTTCTCGCGGGCGGCGACGGCCTTCTCGTGACGAGCTACCACGTCGTCCACAACGCCTCCGCCGCGACCGCCAAGGCCGCGGACGGAGGCAGCTTCGAAGTGGCGGGCGTGGCGGCGGCGGACAAGGCGGCGGACCTGGCGGTCCTCAAGCTCGGGGGCAGGGACTCGCCCTCGCTCGCCCTGGGCGATTCGAGGAAACTCGAGGCCGGCGCGCGCGTCTTCACCGTTGGAATTTCTTTTGAAAGCCCGGTTTCCGAGGGCGCGGTGAGCGCCGTTCATGAGGCGGAGTCGGGCGAGCGTTTCCTCGATATAACCGCCGCCATTCAGGAAGACTCGAGCGGAGGCCCGGTCGTCGACGACCGGGGCAACGTCGTCGGGGTGGCCACCGCCCTTCCGGTGGAGGGCGGAACCCTGACGTTCGCCGTCCCCGTCGAGAAAGTGCGCGAGCTTCTTGAGGGGAAAAGCGAGGCGCGGGCGCTCGCGGACCCTTGGCTGCTGCAAGGCAAGCTCCGGTCCGGCGAGGCGGAAGAATACCTCGACACGGCGGAGGGGAACCGGTTCGTCGCGGAATATCTCATAGGAAGCAAGCGATACGACGAGGCGAACCCCTACGTCGAAAAGGCGTTCGAGCTGGCTCCGGAGGCCGAGAACTATTTCAACCGCGGCGTCTGTCACGTCCATGTGCGCAACAGCTCCTGGGATTCCATTAGAGCCTTCAAGGAGGCGGTACGGCTGAAGCCGGATTTCGTCAGGGCGCATTACTACATGGGCATCGTCTTCTCCCAGCTGCGCCGTCCGGAGAATGCAATCAATGCCTACAAGGAGGCGCTTCGGCTGGACCCGGATTTCGCCGAAGCGCACGTCAAGCTGGGCGCTAGCTACCTCAATACGGCCCGCCCCGAGGAAGCCGTCGAAGCCTGCAAGCGGGCGGCACGGCTGAAGCCGGGTTACGCCAGGGCGCATTACCTGCTGGGGACGGCGTACCTCGCGCTCGACCGGCCCGACGACGCCTCGAAGGAGCACAAGACTTTGAAGGGGCTGGACGAAGTACTGGCCGGGAAGCTGCTTCGCGCGATCAAGAGGGCCAAAGAAAAAGAAGAAGAGAAAAAAGAGGAATAA
- the sufB gene encoding Fe-S cluster assembly protein SufB translates to MSRPAAALNREKTRLELGRDYAERYGFRDPEEYFHKGRKGIDHEVVEMMSRMKREPEWMKKFRHDALDIFLAKPMPRWGNTGLLDSIDFDDIYYYIKPIENQEKSWDEVPENIKKTFERLGIPEAERKFLAGVSAQYESEVVYHSMKEELSRKGVVFLDMDSGLREHPDIVKKYFATVIPPADNKFAALNSAVWSGGSFIYVPPGVDVGIPLQAYFRINAENMGQFERTLIIADKGSRVHYIEGCTAPQYSTNSLHSAVVELVALEGAYIRYTTIQNWANNIFNLVTKRAVAHRNSTVEWVDGNLGSKLTMKYPCVYLMGEGAKAEILSVAFAGEGQHQDAGAKIFHAAPNTSSRITSKSVSNRGGRASYRGLVRVEPDAKNCKVSVVCDALLLTRDSRSDTYPTMEIKERDTHVEHEARVSKVSEEQIFYLQSRGLSEDEARLLIVNGFIEPFTKELPMEYAVELNRLIELEMEGSVG, encoded by the coding sequence ATGAGCCGGCCCGCCGCAGCATTAAACAGGGAAAAAACCCGGCTGGAGCTCGGAAGGGACTACGCCGAGCGGTACGGGTTCCGCGATCCGGAGGAATATTTCCACAAGGGCCGCAAGGGGATCGACCACGAGGTGGTCGAGATGATGAGTCGCATGAAGCGCGAGCCGGAGTGGATGAAAAAATTCCGGCACGACGCGCTGGACATCTTCCTCGCGAAGCCCATGCCCCGGTGGGGCAACACCGGACTCCTCGACTCCATCGACTTCGACGACATCTACTACTACATCAAGCCCATCGAGAACCAGGAAAAATCATGGGACGAGGTGCCGGAGAACATCAAGAAAACATTCGAGCGGCTGGGGATTCCCGAGGCGGAGCGGAAATTCCTGGCGGGCGTCTCGGCCCAGTACGAGTCCGAGGTCGTCTACCACTCCATGAAGGAAGAGCTTTCCAGGAAGGGCGTCGTCTTCCTCGATATGGACAGCGGCCTGCGGGAGCACCCGGACATCGTGAAGAAATATTTCGCGACCGTCATTCCACCCGCGGACAACAAGTTCGCGGCGCTGAACAGCGCCGTCTGGTCGGGCGGCTCCTTCATCTACGTGCCCCCCGGCGTGGACGTGGGCATCCCGCTCCAGGCGTACTTCCGCATCAACGCCGAGAACATGGGGCAATTCGAGCGCACGCTCATCATCGCCGACAAGGGCTCGCGCGTCCACTACATCGAGGGCTGCACGGCGCCGCAGTACAGCACGAACTCGCTCCACTCGGCGGTCGTCGAGCTCGTCGCCCTCGAGGGCGCCTACATCCGCTACACCACCATCCAGAACTGGGCGAACAATATTTTCAACCTCGTCACGAAGCGCGCCGTCGCGCACCGGAACTCGACCGTCGAGTGGGTGGACGGCAACCTCGGCTCGAAGCTCACCATGAAGTATCCGTGCGTCTACCTTATGGGCGAGGGCGCCAAGGCGGAGATCCTCTCCGTCGCCTTCGCCGGCGAGGGGCAGCACCAGGACGCGGGCGCGAAGATTTTTCACGCGGCGCCCAACACGAGCTCGCGCATCACGTCGAAATCGGTCTCGAACAGGGGCGGCCGCGCCTCCTACAGGGGGCTGGTGAGGGTGGAGCCGGACGCGAAAAACTGCAAGGTGAGCGTCGTGTGCGACGCGCTCCTTCTCACGAGGGACTCGCGCTCCGACACCTACCCGACGATGGAGATAAAGGAGCGGGACACGCACGTCGAGCACGAGGCGCGCGTGAGCAAGGTGTCGGAGGAGCAGATTTTCTACCTCCAGAGCCGCGGGCTCAGCGAGGACGAGGCGCGGCTTCTCATCGTCAACGGCTTCATCGAGCCGTTCACGAAGGAGCTTCCCATGGAATACGCCGTTGAGCTCAACCGCCTCATCGAGCTCGAGATGGAAGGCTCCGTGGGGTGA